From Humibacter ginsenosidimutans, a single genomic window includes:
- a CDS encoding alpha-ketoacid dehydrogenase subunit beta, whose product MTEMTYRQALHDTLRQELLRDENVMLMGEEIGIFDGSYKITAGLLKEFGPRRVRDTPIEELGFTGAAIGAAMLGLRPVVEIMTINFSLLALDQIVNHAAKIHGMFGGQLPVPMVIRTPGGGGQQLGASHSQNIELYYAFVPGMKVVAPSTPADAKALLMASIRDDDPVLFLENLALYNTKGEVPDDIEPAEIGKAKVTREGKDLTLIGYSRMALVAQQVADKLAETEGLDIEVVDLRSLRPLDRDTVVESVKKTNAAVVLEDDWLTYGIGAEIAASISDGAFDYLDAPVRRVAMAEVPLPYAKPLETAALPSFDDVVNAVHETLDAVGRRR is encoded by the coding sequence ATGACCGAGATGACGTACCGCCAGGCGTTGCACGACACGCTGCGGCAGGAGCTGCTGCGCGACGAGAACGTGATGCTCATGGGCGAGGAGATCGGCATCTTCGACGGCTCCTACAAGATCACCGCCGGTCTGCTCAAGGAGTTCGGTCCTCGCAGGGTGCGCGACACTCCGATCGAAGAGCTCGGTTTCACGGGTGCCGCGATCGGCGCAGCGATGCTCGGCTTGCGCCCCGTCGTGGAGATCATGACGATCAACTTCTCGCTGCTCGCGCTCGACCAGATCGTGAACCACGCCGCGAAGATCCACGGCATGTTCGGCGGCCAGCTGCCGGTTCCCATGGTCATCCGCACGCCGGGCGGCGGCGGACAGCAGCTCGGGGCATCCCACTCGCAGAACATCGAGCTCTACTACGCGTTCGTGCCCGGCATGAAGGTGGTGGCGCCGTCGACGCCCGCCGACGCGAAGGCGCTGCTGATGGCATCCATTCGCGACGACGACCCCGTGCTGTTCCTCGAGAACCTCGCCCTGTACAACACCAAGGGCGAGGTGCCCGACGACATCGAGCCCGCCGAGATCGGCAAGGCCAAGGTCACCCGCGAGGGCAAGGACCTCACGCTCATCGGGTACTCCCGCATGGCGCTGGTCGCCCAGCAGGTCGCCGACAAGCTGGCGGAGACCGAGGGCCTCGACATCGAGGTGGTCGACCTGCGCAGCCTGCGCCCGCTCGACCGCGACACCGTGGTCGAGTCGGTGAAGAAGACCAACGCGGCCGTCGTGCTCGAAGACGACTGGCTCACCTACGGCATCGGCGCGGAGATCGCCGCGTCGATCTCCGACGGCGCGTTCGACTATCTGGACGCCCCCGTGCGCCGCGTGGCCATGGCCGAGGTTCCGCTGCCCTACGCGAAGCCGCTGGAGACCGCGGCGCTCCCCTCGTTCGACGACGTCGTCAACGCCGTGCACGAGACCCTCGACGCCGTCGGACGCCGGCGCTGA
- the pdhA gene encoding pyruvate dehydrogenase (acetyl-transferring) E1 component subunit alpha gives MAESARTRTASARTTRATQSRSPRRPKMDEAEKQRLTAYYTQMMLIRRFEERAQRAYTEALIGGYCHLNLGEEAAIVGLLGELDPGDYLFTNYREHGYALERGIEPRRVMAELYGRVDGVSKGWGGSMHMFDVTHRLLGGYGIVGGQLPIATGAALALQYKERSEIVMCTMGDGTVATGAFHESLNLAGLWDLPIVYVVINNGLGMGTDVAHSSAEPDLYKRGAAYRIESARVDGLDPEATAAAAKHAVEVARGGRPYLLEVMTERLRGHSVVDPAKYRSPEAVELLKENDPVHTFAAKLKKAGVLDDEALAQIDKDAVAIVDDAAAFAAASPNPHVSTLFDYTYATPVANDSRRYPGDPLFPALPVPASVSGRTA, from the coding sequence ATGGCCGAATCGGCGCGGACACGCACGGCGTCCGCACGAACGACGCGCGCCACCCAGTCCCGCTCACCCCGTCGTCCGAAGATGGACGAGGCGGAGAAGCAGCGACTGACGGCGTACTACACCCAGATGATGCTCATCCGCCGGTTCGAGGAGCGGGCGCAGCGCGCTTACACCGAGGCCCTGATCGGCGGCTACTGCCACTTGAACCTCGGCGAAGAGGCCGCGATCGTCGGCCTGCTCGGCGAGCTCGACCCAGGCGACTATCTGTTCACGAACTATCGTGAGCACGGCTACGCGCTCGAGCGCGGCATCGAGCCGCGCCGCGTGATGGCCGAGCTCTACGGCCGCGTCGACGGCGTCTCCAAGGGCTGGGGCGGATCGATGCACATGTTCGACGTCACGCACCGCCTGCTCGGCGGATACGGGATCGTCGGCGGACAGCTGCCCATCGCGACCGGAGCCGCTCTCGCCCTGCAGTACAAGGAGCGCTCCGAGATCGTGATGTGCACCATGGGTGACGGCACCGTCGCCACCGGTGCTTTCCACGAGTCGCTCAACCTCGCCGGCCTCTGGGATCTGCCCATCGTCTACGTCGTCATCAACAACGGCCTCGGCATGGGCACGGATGTCGCGCACTCCTCGGCAGAGCCCGACCTGTACAAGCGCGGTGCGGCCTACCGCATCGAGTCGGCACGGGTCGACGGGCTCGACCCCGAAGCGACGGCGGCGGCGGCGAAGCACGCCGTCGAGGTGGCGCGCGGAGGCCGCCCGTACCTGCTCGAGGTGATGACAGAGCGCCTTCGCGGGCACTCGGTCGTCGACCCCGCCAAGTACCGCAGCCCCGAAGCGGTCGAGCTCCTCAAGGAGAACGACCCCGTTCACACGTTCGCCGCCAAGCTCAAGAAGGCCGGCGTGCTCGACGACGAGGCGCTCGCGCAGATCGACAAGGATGCCGTCGCCATCGTCGACGACGCCGCCGCGTTCGCCGCAGCGAGCCCGAACCCCCACGTCTCGACGTTGTTCGACTACACGTACGCCACGCCGGTTGCGAACGACTCCCGCCGTTATCCCGGCGACCCGTTGTTCCCGGCCCTGCCCGTTCCCGCTTCGGTTTCTGGGAGGACCGCATGA